The following DNA comes from Bdellovibrionota bacterium.
CGTGGGCGGTCTCATTGTTCTCGATTCCCTCGGAATATCGATTACCCCTCTACTCGCCTCCCTGGGAATCGGCTCACTCGCCGTAGCGCTGGCGCTTCAAGACACGTTGGCCAATGTTTTTTCCGGAATCTACCTTTCCATCGAGCAGCCGATGGAAGTGGGGCACTTTGTTCGGCTGGAGAGCGGCGAGGAGGGATATGTCGAAAAAATCGGCTGGCGATCCACGCGGATTCGAATGCTCCCCAACAATACCGTGATCGTACCCAATACCAAATTGGCCGGAAGCCACTTCACGAATTATTACCTGCCCTCCAAAGACCTCGCGGTCCTCGTAAATCTCGGGATTCACTACGACAGCGACTTGAAACACGTGGAACGGATCACGGTGGAAGTGGCCAAAGAGACGATGCGGGACGTAAATGGCGGAGTTCCGGAATTTGAGCCGTTCATCCGATACCATACGTTCGCGGATTCCAGTATCAATTTCACCGTGATTTTAAGGGCGCAGGAGTTTGTGGATCAGTATTTGGTTAAGCATGAATTCATCAAGCGGCTTCACGAACGATACAGAAAAGAACGAATCATAATCCCATTCCCGATTCGCACGCTGGAATTTCCGCCTTCATTCCCGCGGTCCGTGAAACTCAAAGGATAGCGAGTTTATCGGTTGCAAATTCGTCAATCAGGGACGAAACAACTTCCTCGAACGATGAACTTTGCTTAAATACTTTGCGCTGTCTTTGATAACTCAATCCCACCCGGAGCATCTCTTCAATATAAAAAAGCTCGTGCTTACAACCGTTGCCGGAGGCGATCGGTTCAAGGATATGAAGGAGGTGGGGAATGTCTTCATGGAGCGGACGGGTCCGCCCGGCCGCGTCGACAACGATCTCGGCCTCGATACCCCAGCGGGAGGCTCTCCACTTATTCTCCCTGAGAATCCAATCCGGCGGCGGCGCGAATTTTTTGCCCTCTCGATACTCCCCATCCAGCCAGGTCAGAAGACAATGGGTCAGCGACACCAAGGCAAGGGTTTCCGACAGCGTGGGAAGTGCATCGCAAACCCGGATCTCAAGGGTTCCAAAATCGGGGTGCGGCCGGATATCCCACCAGATGTCTTTGACGTTCTTGATCGCCCTGGATCGAACCATTGCATCATAAAAGGCCTCGAAGCCTTCCCAATCCGTAAAGAGACAGGGATGCCCCGCGGTGGGCAGCGCTTCGAAGATCGTGATCCGGGACGAAGCCAGCCCCGTATCCGAACCCTGCCAAAACGGCGAACTCGCCGACAACGCGAGCAGATGCGGATAATAATGGGAAATCGCATTCATCATGGCGATCGCATGATCTCCGTCACGCATTCCCACATGCACATGAAGCCCGAAAATCATCAGGCGCTGAGCGATCCAGCGGTTCCGGTCGATGAGCGCCTGATAACGCTCCGCCGGATACAGAATTCGCTCCCGATGCTTTGCGAACGGGTGGGAACCGGACGACGCAAATTCGACCCCCAACTTTGAAGTCACCTGTCGCAACCGGGCGAGCGTGTCCGTCAAGTCCCGGCGCACATCATCGATCGTTCGGCAAATCCCCGTGTTGAGCTCAATCATGGCCTGAAATAGTTCCGGCTTGATACGAGGTCCCTCGGAGCCGAGAAGCTCGAACACCTCCATTGCTGTGGCCGTAAGATCGTGCGTCTTACGATCGATCAGCTGCAATTCCATCTCGACTCCAATGGTCATTTGTTCCGACGATGTGAATAAAAGAGGCATGCAACCCAAACCCGTTGAAACCTATTTATGTGGCAGGATCTGAAAACATTGCAAGGGCAATCGTCAGTCGGTGCGACACACTGCCCGTTGGGACCGCTAAGTGCAGCTAAGTAGAACCTCACATCACAATAATATGGGTCTACCCGGGTTTGAGTGGGTAATTTGCGCGGGGCGGAAGGCGCAAAGACAGATCTATGGAGGGCGAGAGAGGTATGCGAGGTTGTAAGAATCCGTCCTATTTTGTGGGCGTTGGAGAGGCCTCGCGCCCGGCGATGAGCGGTTGTGCCTTTGGCAAGGCATAGTCGCCGGTTGCGACCTTCTTGCGTCCAAAAGCGAGGATTAATCGTTGAGTTCGTAAAGGTTCCTGGACGCAAGAAGGGGGTTTACTTTTCTTCGGGTGAGCCTCTTTCCGTCCTCGGAAAGAGGCCGGCGAACGGCGCTCCACCGTTCGAAAGGCCAAGGTCTTCCATCGCCGTGAGCCATCCGATGCAGGAGGTCGGAAAAAGCGATTGGAGGGAGACCTTTTCGTAGTACGGTGGGCGGATGAAGAGCCCGAAATCGATCCGTGAGTTATTTTCACTTCCGGGATTTGTTGCTCAGCCGCAGCTTTTGGGTGTGATGGGAGATCGGTATGCGCGCGGGATTGCGCTTCGACGCCGAAAAAAACAGCGGTCTGTTCCGGTTGTGGGCATCGCTGTCCGGGACGATACGACCGGAGGATCTGCCGTGTGCGAGATCTTTCGGTGGCCGGGTGGCGAATCTATCTCGACTTTGAACGCTGGCGAGTCTTTTGTCCTCGGTGCAAGGCGGTGTTTGTAGAACGGCTGGATTGGCTGGCGAAGAATCCCCGGTACACCGAGCGATTCGCCATGCATGTGGGCACACCGTGTCGGGAAATGACCAACAAAGCCGTGGCCCAGGTCGAGCGTCTGCATGAAGACACGGTCAAGGATCTCGACAAGATCTACATGCAAAGGCAGATCGCCCGAGCGGGGACACCTGCCCCCAGAGCGATTGGGGTGGACGCGATCGCGATTCGTACGGGTCACGATTACCGCATCATCGTCAGCGACCTCGTTCGGGGTCGCCCCATTTGGGTGGGAGGATCCGGTCGAAGCGAGGAGGATCTGGACCTCTTCTTCCTCCAGCTTGGTCCGCGGAAATCGAAGAGCATTGAGCTGGCGGCGATGGACATGTGGAAACCGTTTCGAAACTCTCTTCAAAAGAACGCCCCGAAGGCCCGCATCATCTTCGACAAGTTCCATATCATGCGGCATTTGAACGATGCGCTCGATCTCGTGCGACGGACTGAATATCATCGTCTCTCCCGGAAAAGACCGCTCCTATATCAAGGGGCAGCGCTATACGCTCCTGGCGGGCTGGGAGAACCTAAATCGCGACGGGCGGAGGTCCTTGCGCAAGCTCCTCAAGGCCAACAAACGACTCCATCTCGCCTATCTCCTCAAGGAATCGTTTGGCCAGCTCTGGAGCTATCGCAAGGAAGGATGGGCCAAACGGTTTTTCGAACATTGGCGCGACCCCCTCAAGTGGCAGCGCCTCCAGCCTTTCGAGAAATTTGCCCGGATGATCGAACGCCACTGGGAGGGGATTGCCTCCTATTGTCATCCGCAGAACAAGGTCAGCCTGGGAATGGTCTAGGACCTCAACAACAAAATCCGTGCCCTCCAACGAAGAGCGTACGGCTACCGGGACGAGGAGTACCTGAAACTCAAAATCATCGCCGCGTTTCCACCCCCGCTCCCTCAATCCCCCGCAAATGGCCCACTGTGATCCGGGTTGAGCCGGAAATATTAAGGAGCACGCCGGAAATACGAATTAGTTCATAAGTATACCGTCATATGGTATAAGAGGGCATGCGAAAGAATGATGCCCGGAAGTTGGATCACAAGACGTTGGAACAGATTCGGATACGAGCCGTGGAACAGGTTCAGGCAGGAGAGAGTCCGGAAGTTGTGATTCGATCGCTTGGATTTAACCGAGATTGCATCTACGACTGGTTGGCAAGATACCGAGTGGGCGGATGGGGCGCGTTGAAAGCGAAACCCCTTTACGGACGGCCCAAGAAAATGACGGGGAAGCAAATCCGGTGGATCTACGACACGATCACGATGAAAAATGCCCTGCAACTCAAATGTCCGTATGCGTTATGGACACGAGGAATGATCCGGCAGTTGATTGCCAAACGGTTTAGAATCAACTTGAGCTTGGTATCGGTGGGTCGGCTCTTGGCCCAGCTGGGACTCACCTGTCAGAAACCGTTATTTCGCGCCTATCAACAAAATCGATCGTTGGTCGAGCAGTGGTTGAAGAAGGAATTTCCACGAATCAAGGCCCAAGCGAAGCGGCTGAAGGCCACGATCTACTTTGAGGATGAGGCGGGAGTGCGTTCGGACGTTCATTCGGGAAAAACCTGGGCCGTACGGGGTCAAACCCCCATTGTTCGGGTGACCGGGGCTCGATTTGGAATGAACCTCATCTCGGCCGTCAGTCCCCGCGGAGAAATGAAGTTTATGGTCATCCACGGAACGATGGCGGCAAAACAATTCTGTGAATTTCTTCGGCGCCTGATCCACAACGCGCGACGACCGATCTTTTTGATTGTGGATGGACATCCCACTCACCGAGCGAAAAAGGTCAGCACATTCGTCAAATCCACCCACGGGAAACTCCGGTTGTTCTTTCTTCCACCGTACTCTCCCGAATTGAATCCGGATGAGTTTGTTTGGAATGACCTCAAAAATAACGGCGTAGGGCGGTCGGCCATCGTCGGACCGGACCAGATGAAAGTTACGGTGATGTCACACATGCGCTCTTTGCAGAAGAATTCGGAAAAAATTCGTTCGTTCTTTCAAGCCCCGGAAACCAAGTACGCAGCCTGAGAAGCCGGTATACTTATGAACTCCTTAGTATATGTCTGCGGGCATCACGATTTAAACTGTTCGGACTTCCATTACAAGTTCAAATAGGGTAAGATTATATAAGAATTTTTCTTATTATTAAAAGAGGTGCATATGCCGTCATCCAAAACCATTACCATTTCTCTTCCTGCCCCTATGGGCAAGGACATCGAAAAAGTAGCAAAAGAGGAACACCGTACTATCAGTGAACTTCTCCGAGAGGCCTTTCGACAGTACCAAGCCCAGAGGCATCTTCGCAGTATCGCGCAGGAAGGAAGAAAATCCGCCAAGGCCAAAGGATTGACCCCGAAGGACTTCGGCGGCCCGTTTGAAGATTAAGTCCCCCTTCTTCGGAAGATGAGGGGGAGGAGAAGAGCAGAGGCCGCAAGTCCCGGTTTCGAAAACCATTGATCGCGAATTCTCCGCGCATTACCGACTCCAAAAGGGCGGCATCATTCTCCGACCCTGGGTTGATCGCTCGTACCCGCTGGTTATGAAGCGTGGTGGGTTTCAAGATGTCCTGGACGAGCGTTTTCACCGGAGCCGGAACGTCGACGACCGCCAGGGTATCCAGGTAACGATTGTTGGCCGCCTGGGAAACATCGGCCCGGCGTTGGAGATCGGCGATTCCCCGGCGCATGGGCAACCACTCCCGCTTTCGTTTGTCCTGCCCCTCTTTGGGACGATAGACCTTGAATCCCTCGGGCTCGTTGATGGTGGCCTCGATTCGTAAGATACTTCCCTCCTTGTTATACGCTTTGAGGGAGTTGCCATTGATCCGGTGCTTGGTGCGAACCCCTTCGGTGCGATGCTTCATGTCGCTGACGACTTCTCCCTGGAAATGGCCATCCACGTGCCCCGTCGAGGAAAGCTTGTGGCCCAGAAAGCGCATCACATCCGGGCTCTGGAACGTGGTCAGGCCGTGATGAATGAGCGAGGGATACAGCGCATCCAGCGAGGCGCGATCTTTGAACATGATATCGGTCGCCCATTCCGTCTGAAACGCGGACCCGTAGTAGGGAGCTTCAAACTCCCCGAAGATTTTCGGGTGAGCGGGATTGAGTCGCCCGGCAATGCGATCGAGATCGTCGGGCCAGTTCGTCTCCAACTGTCGGTCCATGAGTGTTTGGGCCTTCTCCACGTTGTTGATCCGAGGAAAACAGTTGTCCCGACGAAGATACAACAGCCCGGCTTTGTCCATCTGCCGAGACAACCACTCCCGGCCATTGATGCAGATCTGGATGTTGAAGGGATACCAGGTCTGAATGCGGGCGCTCATGAAGCCAAAGACCGGGTCGATGCCGTACTGGTAGACATGAAGACACTTCCGACGGCGCAGGACCAACTCCAGCTTCTTTTTCTCCCGGTTTCGAAAAATATCGTAGGATCGACAGGGCTCGACCGCCGTGAACACGCAGATGAGCCCTCGCTCAATCTTGTCCCGGCGCAGGATCTTTTGAGCCATCTCCTCCTTGCTCTCCCGGGGGGATTCCAAGTAGATCAGCGGACGATTGTTTTTCTCCGCCACTGCCGTGGCGCCTTCCTTGACCTGTTGCGTTGCCTGTTGCACATGCCGAGAAAAATCCTTCAAAAGAATGTCGGAAAACGAAAGATAGGTCTTCATCCCTTCGGCGTATGCCAACTGCCGGAGCGTCCCTCGAAAAACCAGCCGATCAAAGCCCGAAAGAATTCCAATGATGGATCGGCAATGTTTCTGTACAAAGAGTTTCATGACGCTCCTCCTGCGCTATGGCGATTTTTCTCGAAACCACTGTAGTGCAGTGACGGAGCGTCAACAATCTTCTATCGAATCAGCCAAAACCTATCCGGCTTTGGTTGCGGCCGAAGGCCGCGCTAGGAACTCACCCTCGCATTCTTCGGAAAATAAAATTCATGTTTGATTCTTATGCTGCCTTCAAGCGATATTCTTTGCCTGTTGCCATCAACGCCCAAAGGACCCGTGCATTTTTATTGGCAAGCGCCACACATGCTTTGTGGATTCCGCGTCTTGTTTCCAATCGCCCCAACCATTCGCCCAAGTGATCTCTTCGGGTTTTGTGATGTCGAAGTACAGCACGTGCACCATGGACTAACAAGGTTCGCAAATATTTATCGCCTCGCTTGCTGATTCCTAACAACCGATCTTTTCCACCACTGGAATGCTGCCGAGGAACCAAACCCAGCCAGGCGGACAATTGCCGACCATTGCGAAATACTTTTGGATCTCCCACGGCTGCCAGGATCGCGGTGGCGGTTAGTGTTCCAACCCCTGGGACTCGCTCCAGTCGCCGACAGGTTTCACTCGTCTTGAAAATGTCGTTCAATTCAAACTCCATCTCTACGATCCGATTCTTCACCGCACGGAGTTCCTCAGATAATTTCTCGATGATCTTTCGACAGCGAAAACTCATCTCGGCGCTCTCTCCTTGTAACAACTCAGAAAGTCGTTGGGAGAAACGCTCCGATCCTTGAGGAATCACCACGCCATACTCTGCCAGCAATCCTCGAATTTGGTTGCTCAGTGCCGTCCGGCTCTGAACCAGCCGTTGCCGAACCCGATGAAGATTTTGGATGTCCTGTTGTTCCACACTCTTGATCGGCACAAAATGCATCCCCGGTCGTGTCGCCGCCTCACAGATCGCTTCCGCATCAGCTCGATCGTTCTTGTTTGTCTTGACGTAGGGCTTTACGAACTGCGGAGAGATCAACCGCACCTCGCATCCCAGTTTCTGAAATTCACGTGCCCAATAGTTCGATCCTCCACAAGCTTCCACAACTATCATCTGCGGCTTTACCTTGGCGACAACCTCTCGCAGTTCTGCTCTACGAACGCGCTTTTGAAAAACGACTCTCCCGTGAATATCTCTTCCATGAAGCTCAAAAATGTTCTTTGCCAAATCAATTCCCATTGCGCTAACTTGTTCCATTGGATCCTCCTCGTTTCGATTGAATGATTCCACCATGAACCATTCCGGCCCTTACGGAGGCCGTAAGGAAACGAGGACGGGCCCATTCCATTACGCTGGGCCCGCCAGGTGAACGAGCGATCTTCCACGGGAAATGCGTTCCAGACCGACTGAAAGGCAGACATTGACGTCCTTGCCCCCTAAGCATATTTTATACATATGAAAAAGAGGTTTTTCCGGGAATCCGGCCGCCGCGGCGGCCGCATACGCGCCCGAAACCTATCCCCCGAACGGCGTTCGGAAATCGCATCCAGGGCCGCCCGAGCGCGGTGGAATGGTCCTCCCCCCATCATGAAGAGCGTGAGGTTCGAAACCGCCGATCTCGCCAACCCCGCCTATCTTGAAGAAGTGTTGCTCGAAGGATCGCTCCATGATTGGAGGGGAATTTATGAGGAAATCGCCAACCGTCCCTTTGGTACCGTCGCCCAAGCTCTTGAAAGGGTCCTGTCCTCGTCGAAGTATTACGGACTCACACCCTTATGGATGGGCCTTCTCCGGAATGTTCAACACGCTCTCCCGTGAAGAAAACAGGGAAAGAGACTACGCAAAATCTGCCGGAGTGGGAGAGGCTCCTTTCTGCGCAATTGGTCTTTCAAGCTCGTTTCCCCGAGGTGGTCCTGGTGGGAGGAACCGCCGCCGCCCTTCACGTGGGGCATCGTATCTCGGTGGATGCGGATCATGTTCTTGCCGATCTCAAAAATAGGTTCGCGGAAATTCTGAGGAAATTGGAGCGCGAGGCGGGCTGGCGAACCAAGAGATTGGAACCGCCCGTCATGATTCTCGGCCATTTCAAGGGCGTTCGCACAGGAGTGCGGCAACTTGTACGCTCGGCACCGCTCGAAACAACAACCGTTAGAGGTTTAAGAGTACCGACGGTTGAGGAAATGATCCGGATCAAGGCGTACCTGATCCTCCGGCGAAATACGACGCGTGATTTTGTCGATTTTGTGGCGCTGTTCGATCATATCGGAGTCAAACAAGCACAGAACGCGCTCGCCTCTCTCGATCGGCTCTATCCTCAGAAGGAAGGGAATTCAGTCACCCAGCAACTCGCCATCCAGTTGTCCGAACCAAAACCGTGGGACCTGTCTCAAACTGATCTACGTGCATACAAAGGACTGAAGGAACCGTACACGGATTGGCAGGAAGTCAAACGCCGTGCCTTCGTCGCCGGTCAGAAGATTATATTGAAAGGACTCTCGGGCCTTACATTCAAGTGAGAGCACGATCGATCTCACGAAAAAGGTGGCTCCTCCAGATCGGCACCACGGTGTTTCATTATCCCACTCATCGCAGCGGCCCCGAGTTTCTTCGCTACTTGTGCAGAAGTCATCGGCTTTCCGGAAATAACTGAAGGTGGCCCGGCGTACACAGCGCGGCTCCACAGCATCAGGAGCAAACTTAGGGCGTATACTTTGAAAATATATCCTTACTCACCGGAAGGAGGCACGCAAGCCTTCACTTCCGCCTGTGGTGCCTCCACAAACGTAATGTTGGCGGAGCAGTTGGATTCATTTTCTACGGAACGGTTCAGATTACATTCGGGCTTGTCAGCACAGACCAAAAAACAATAGTTCACTCCATCCGTGTGGGCCACACAACGCGACCCTTCGGGGCATTCTTCGTCCTGCGTGCAGTCTTTGACACCGCAGTACCCGCCTTTGAAATCGAGGCACTCCTGGCCTTCCTCCGTACAGTCTTCGTTTATGGAACACTCAGAACCTACTCCTCGTTGATCTGCTTCTGTTCCTTCATCATCACAGGAATAGGAGCATAGGACCATCAAACATAGAATACTGAGAGCGATTCTTGGTTTCATTTTATTAACGTAACAGAGTCATTACTACGTTCAAGAAAATCGGCCGCGTTTCCTATCGCATCGCCATCGTTTCTACACCTCTTTCCCAACGTGTAGCGGTCTATAGA
Coding sequences within:
- a CDS encoding nucleotidyl transferase AbiEii/AbiGii toxin family protein, whose amino-acid sequence is MKKTGKETTQNLPEWERLLSAQLVFQARFPEVVLVGGTAAALHVGHRISVDADHVLADLKNRFAEILRKLEREAGWRTKRLEPPVMILGHFKGVRTGVRQLVRSAPLETTTVRGLRVPTVEEMIRIKAYLILRRNTTRDFVDFVALFDHIGVKQAQNALASLDRLYPQKEGNSVTQQLAIQLSEPKPWDLSQTDLRAYKGLKEPYTDWQEVKRRAFVAGQKIILKGLSGLTFK
- a CDS encoding IS110 family transposase; the encoded protein is MEQVSAMGIDLAKNIFELHGRDIHGRVVFQKRVRRAELREVVAKVKPQMIVVEACGGSNYWAREFQKLGCEVRLISPQFVKPYVKTNKNDRADAEAICEAATRPGMHFVPIKSVEQQDIQNLHRVRQRLVQSRTALSNQIRGLLAEYGVVIPQGSERFSQRLSELLQGESAEMSFRCRKIIEKLSEELRAVKNRIVEMEFELNDIFKTSETCRRLERVPGVGTLTATAILAAVGDPKVFRNGRQLSAWLGLVPRQHSSGGKDRLLGISKRGDKYLRTLLVHGARAVLRHHKTRRDHLGEWLGRLETRRGIHKACVALANKNARVLWALMATGKEYRLKAA
- a CDS encoding IS630 family transposase, which translates into the protein MRKNDARKLDHKTLEQIRIRAVEQVQAGESPEVVIRSLGFNRDCIYDWLARYRVGGWGALKAKPLYGRPKKMTGKQIRWIYDTITMKNALQLKCPYALWTRGMIRQLIAKRFRINLSLVSVGRLLAQLGLTCQKPLFRAYQQNRSLVEQWLKKEFPRIKAQAKRLKATIYFEDEAGVRSDVHSGKTWAVRGQTPIVRVTGARFGMNLISAVSPRGEMKFMVIHGTMAAKQFCEFLRRLIHNARRPIFLIVDGHPTHRAKKVSTFVKSTHGKLRLFFLPPYSPELNPDEFVWNDLKNNGVGRSAIVGPDQMKVTVMSHMRSLQKNSEKIRSFFQAPETKYAA
- a CDS encoding glutamate--cysteine ligase, with the translated sequence MPLLFTSSEQMTIGVEMELQLIDRKTHDLTATAMEVFELLGSEGPRIKPELFQAMIELNTGICRTIDDVRRDLTDTLARLRQVTSKLGVEFASSGSHPFAKHRERILYPAERYQALIDRNRWIAQRLMIFGLHVHVGMRDGDHAIAMMNAISHYYPHLLALSASSPFWQGSDTGLASSRITIFEALPTAGHPCLFTDWEGFEAFYDAMVRSRAIKNVKDIWWDIRPHPDFGTLEIRVCDALPTLSETLALVSLTHCLLTWLDGEYREGKKFAPPPDWILRENKWRASRWGIEAEIVVDAAGRTRPLHEDIPHLLHILEPIASGNGCKHELFYIEEMLRVGLSYQRQRKVFKQSSSFEEVVSSLIDEFATDKLAIL
- a CDS encoding mechanosensitive ion channel family protein; translation: MTVWIWPVLLTLAAFFSLWIAKRLLFRLLRRWGGNESPELAHQMMHVLSGPANVVVAVISLSVGSQFAPLPPRLEHLLPQIVKILLVVIGIYLADRIALLLYRRRQSKGSFLRISSSIVQAILHSLIYGVGGLIVLDSLGISITPLLASLGIGSLAVALALQDTLANVFSGIYLSIEQPMEVGHFVRLESGEEGYVEKIGWRSTRIRMLPNNTVIVPNTKLAGSHFTNYYLPSKDLAVLVNLGIHYDSDLKHVERITVEVAKETMRDVNGGVPEFEPFIRYHTFADSSINFTVILRAQEFVDQYLVKHEFIKRLHERYRKERIIIPFPIRTLEFPPSFPRSVKLKG